Within Populus trichocarpa isolate Nisqually-1 chromosome 6, P.trichocarpa_v4.1, whole genome shotgun sequence, the genomic segment TACtattacattttagtccttttcCTTGCATAAATTAGTACAACGATTCTATTTCAACTTTATTGGTCATGGGAAGGAATCAATAACGCTATGTCAACAAGAATAAATGGTAGAGAAGATGAAGATATTACCAGAGCTATGAAATCAGCCCGATTGGTcaatttaataacatattaatttagAGTTTAACTCGagcttaattttatattaaattatttttttaaatcaaaataatattattttcaagttttttttttttttttaaaaaaaacaatagcttGGATTGCTCGACCCCCTGTCAACTCTACTTCCTTGGTGCCAAATTTAGGTCTTGATCTTCATGTCTCCTCTTACATCtagaacaagaagaaacaacAGAGACAAAAACCATGGAGTTATATATTGGTGAGACCAAATGTTTCTCATTGAAGGCAATCAATTTCCTTTGTGCCAGGGGAGCTCCCATGTCTGAGACAAAAACTTATTCCTGCTAGGTTAACTTAACTAAAGATAAGATGAtcgaggtgttttttttttctttaaatagcattggcaattttatttttgttttaacaaaCGAGtgcattttaaaaactatttgagAAGATAGCATAGATTCATGAATTACGTTCAAATTTAAGTTTTGTTGTTGAGAATAATACATTCTATAGATTTCACGACCCACAGCCTATatctttatgttatttttaaaatatattatttttccacaTATATTTTTGATACCTTCTAgtttgtcaaaaacaaattttgggCAGtggtatttaaaaaagaaaaaaactacaagttGATCGATCCACTGATTACGAGATGCTCGGAAGGTCACTTTATGAGTGCCTAGAAGGAAGCAACCCACTCAGAATATGCCCATTATTTTACTTGAGGAGCATCTTTTTTTACACTCTGATTACAGCAGCTTGTAAGCATTGCAGCAAGGCAAGGAATTCGCTTTTTCACTTTTGGCACAAGGGAGGAGATGGGGCATGCCCGAAATTGTAAAAAAGGCTGAAGTCGGTCTGATGAATCGACAAAGCTCATGAAGAAAGAAACCATGTAAAAATGGTAAAAAGGACACAAAAAACTATTACTAGGAATGGATTGCACTTGAAGAAATTACAAGCATTGGCCTGGACGGCAAAAAAATAGCTTGTATTGCCGCATAAGCTTCACTTTAATTTCCTCCATTCACCCCATCTGTAAAGAGACTGGAGAGCCTAGCAAAATGGCCAGACCACAAACCCATAAATGAATGGGACAAAACTGAATCAAGGGAGACTCTTTCAATTGACCAAAAACATATATTGCAGCTATTTCATGAAAGGTCTTGAACTGGCGAGCTTGAGAATTGACCTGGTTCAAGCTTGAATAGTCCTTGCAATGATGCTAGAAGAATTGTACACTGAAATTGCTAAAAGGAATGCTATAAAAATTGCTAAAATGAATGGGACAAAAAGGAATGCTAACAGGACAAAATCAGATGTTTCCCAGAAACTTTCATGGCCAAATCTATATCCATTTCCACATCACAGCAACATAACTGTTGCTTTAATACCACCAGGCCAGTGGATTCAATCTTCGGGTAATTAGGGAGTCCCTGTGTGCTATTTTGTTCAAATTGACAAATCCAATGGTTCCACTGGATTTCCCCCATGACACGGCAAAGTGCATATGCAATGTCATTAGAACATGAGAACAATAAATTTCCACAGCAAGTACCCTGCGAGATGTTCCAATGACATCTACCACATGCTTGGTCAACTTGATAGAAACAAGCTACCAGGTCTTCTCATGAACATTAAAAGCAGATAAATTTGCAAAGCAGATAAATTTgcaattaagaaagaaaaaacccataaaTTTGTAGGCTTGTGggttaatgacttcattttattcatttcagAAGAGTTTCCTACAACTTTGAAAAGTAAACAGACTAGCTTCTCTGTCtgggaaaactatacatgatttCCAAAGTTTTCTTGCACTGTTGAGCCATTAAGTATCTGATTATTCTGATCACAACATTGCctaaaaacaaatctaacatTGTATAGTACTTTCTGCAGAAGGCACGGTATGTTCAGCATGAAGGATTCTTCTCTCCATTCTCTGTCTTCAAACTAGTATGTATCATAACTCCAGTATCAGCCCTGAGGATAAAGAATAAAAGGAGCAAGAACATCTGAGAAAATGGAAGCAGCTATTAGTCCTCTGAAACCTGAAAACTTAAATCAATTTGCCTTGATATTTACAAAGTTTAAACCAGACAACAGAATCAAAGCATTAGTTAAAGTGTGCCGTACAAAAAGCTTACCTTCTTCCATTTTGGCCATTGTCCTGTATCCTTTTTCTCTATTGGTCTTACAACTTCAGTTTGAACCCCACAGACAGGAAATCATCCCTGAGAGAAACAACTGACATGAGGTACTAAATCAAAATACGCAAATGACCACAAGGTATATAAATAATCAATCTTTCACCAATCATAAGCTGTTAGATTGACTTGTACGTTGACTTGTCATCCCAATTGAAAAAGAAGACTTCTCATTGACTTGTCCCCCGAATTGAAAATGTAGACCGACTTCTCATTGACTTGAGACCCAAATTCAAAATTCAGGTCCCGACAACAAATAGCATAAGTTGGTAACATGCTATAGcttaaaaagagataaaaaaactccACCTATCAACATTACTTGGAGTTCCATTTCATTATATCCGTAAAATTAAATGGCTTCAAGAGAATCAATCACAACAAATTCACTCTATTTTACCTCTTATTCCTATTTGTCTtcctcttctcctcctcctcctcatctaGCTCTTGTTGCTTCTTCCAGCCAATTCGATCACCATCATTAATCCTAATAAGGCTTTCCACATACATCTCAGAACCAAACGAGCTCGGTCCACCACGAACCCTTACAACCTTGGCATGCTTGTTTTTCCAATCATACCACAATAGCTTCTCACCATTCACTTCCAATAACACCATATCACCACCTTTCGAATAAACCAAAGGtctcaaaaacataaaagcacTAATCCACTTAATCGCATGAACCGAAAACATCTTACACCAAGATTCCTTCACACCATATTCTTTCATAACCCACACATCAACACAAACATGCTCATAATTACACATTACACACAAATTCCCCTCTAGAACCCCAACATCAACATGAAAGTTCATACCCTTGTTCTCATAATCCGGCTGCGGCAATTCGAAAAACTTATCATCCCTAATATCAAAACCAAGAACACAATCTCTAATACCAAGTTCACGCCTTTGCGGGACAATCCAATGCAAAGCGTGACCTGCAAAAACACCATACCCTCTCCtattcaaaatatgaaaaaagggCTTGCTTAATAACCTCAGCCGAATCGGCAAACCCTCAATCTTCTTCCACTTATCATTCTTTAAACTATAAACCTTAACTTCATACTCGCAACCCAAACCACCACCATCGCCGCCGCCATCTTCTCTAACGAACTGTGCCATTCTCACCACTTTGTAATCATCACCATAAGAATCATAACCAAACCCATAATAAACATACCCAGTTGTCATATCCCGCCGTGGAATCTCAGTTTCCGCAACATAACATTTCTTACACTCCCTTGTAGACAAATTATACACAGCAATATTTGTCTCAGAACGTCTCAAAAACACCAACCCATTAACCGAACCGATAACCTCCGTTCCACCACCGGAATAAAGGGGATGATGTTTAACCTCCACCGCATCAGATAAAGCATCAAAATCAACAGCGAAAAGATCCCACTCTTTGAGGATGATACTGTGATTAGATTTGGTAGTGATAGAATGGTTTAGATGGAGATTGATGAAATCCGGGCCGTCGATTAAGGAACAAATTGGCTTTGATAGAGATCGGAAACGGATGAGGGATTTCACCGGAAGTTGAAGCAAAATGTCGTGAATGACCTCGTGTGGGATTCTCGACATTTTTTAATGAAGAGGTTAGGTTGGTTAGTTGGTTATGTTGGGTTGCCTGCCGCTATATCTAAGTGCAAGAGTGAGTGGACAGGTGGGAGAAGGCAATCAAGTACAACTCGACACCATTTTGAGAGGTGGCCTTTTTGGGCATGGGAGTAAAAAAACGTGGACCCTACAAAATCATCTGTATCCATATTGATGCTCGAGCGATggattaattgaattaatttataaattagaaaatcaacttggaattattttaaaatgataagttttaattttaaaattttgaaatgatacattatagataaaataaaaaataacttaataaaactTCACTTAAATTTAATTGGATTAACTGAATTAACTAGTCaaatcatttgaattttatgaaattaatttttttaaaaaaaacttaatccaAACTAGATTATAAATGAGTAAAATTATCCAGTCAACTCTAATTTATTAACTATAGTTGTATTATAGATCTAATATCTCAAAAGTtactttattataatattatttttgttttaattattttctagtaaaaagaaaattgatatgaaagcttaatttaattggtgaaatttcttaaattttttatgaagaattaAGAACATGAGATTTTGCCTTAGTATATAAAAAGctcttaatataaaataaattttatatttaaatagttaCTAAAATgtcaatatcaataaaaaaaaaacagatactaTTCATGTCATTCAATTTATAATGGATGAGttcttatcattattttatcaaattgaataaTGTAACTGATATTGATATTTTAGACCTATCTTATGATAATTTTTGCCATTATTTTTTACAACCGATTATTGCAAATAACTTGAGATTACATACTGTTTCAAATCATTGATCGGTCGGTGAGCAAATCGACAGCTAGCCCACTTCAACAGCTAGCCCACTGTCATGTGGTGTACTTTGGAGGTTCGTCTTTGAACTTGCTTTGAGCTCTTTTCTGTGGGTGTGTGTAGTTTTGATAGTATTAAGAGTATTTTCACATCAGTTTTTGGACAATGAAAAACacgaaaatgtttttttcaagaaaaaaaaaaaaaaaggaaaaagcacaAATAATTAAGAGTTCAGCCACTTGTAGCTCAAACAtttccaaatttcttttttaattattattattcatctaAAATTTCTAGACtaatttttacataataaagaaaataaattcttcttGATCAAGTTTTAGATAAAATTCTGTTTTTCTTATTCGTTCAGTTACAGCTGCAATTCACAATGCTGGACTTTTAATAGCAGCAATAGTTTATGTGATACCTATTTACATGAGAAGTCTAACAACCATGATACTCCTGAAACCTAAAGATAGACTTCTCATGAGTCTAACAAACTGATATACAATTCTATCCCGCTTACATAACAACCAAGAATATACAAAGGGATTAGAAGTCTTAGTGCTGGCAACTGATAGTCCATCAGCTGGGAAAGAATCCTAGACTAGAATGTCAGTAGTTTTAAACTGAGCATATATCAGAACAACAAAATAAAGCTAAACCCTAGAATTGAAGGATTAGATTAACTGAGCTGATGAAGAGGAATTGCATAGAGCCAAAAAGGCATAATATAATCAATGGTACATGACAAAGTCCCATTCGAATTGaagcattaaaaataatattactaatccaaaaaaagaaaaagaaaaaaaaataatagtactCTATACCTCATTCCCAGAGACGACAGGCCCGGGAAAATATTCATCTAATTGCTTACTTAGTGCAGGTGGACGACATTGCTTACTTAAACCGAGATGTGCCATGAGAATACACACATGAGTGAGTAGCTCCCCACCTCGGCCAAGTGCATCAGCATGCTCCTTCCATCTAGAATGACTTGCAGCATACATCAGCATTTCCACCCACACTTCACTTATCATTTcccatttcttttcatttggcCAACCATCCTGTAACTCCGATGACTGCAATGACATAGCAAGCCTGCAACCATCTAGTAGGGCTgacttttcttcctcttgtTCTCTAATTTGTTTTACCATGGTAGACGGACTTTGGGCTgacttttcttcctcttgtTCTCTAATTTCTTTTAACATGGTAGACGGACTTTGGGCTgacttttcttcctcttgtTCTCTAATTTCTTTTAACATGGTAGACGGACTTTGAagcaattcataaaaaaatgctttcacTTGAGCTTTGGGAAACGATAATGCATCCAATTTATCCATGGGAATGTGGTTCTCCGCTTCTTTATGAGCATTCCTGATGAATAGGAGACGATGCAAATGAATTCTTGTATCAGTATACCTTGTTCCGCTGAGCTCTATCGCTAACATATTTGGACACTGAACCAGGAGATACAACATGTAGTTAGATAATGATCTACTCATTGCGCAATTTTGATAATTCACAAAACCGTTCTTCCTGGAATCGTCAATGTAACAAACATGAGTAGCAATGTGCCAAGTGAGGAGGCTATGACTGAATTCTGCATCATCCACACTCCATCCCAATTCATGGAAACAACCCTTGCTTTGAAGCGAATTGCAACCTCTCTCTTCCAATAGCTTAAGGAGGACAGGGAAATCACTGGTATCGGGATAGTTCTTTGAACGTTCGTACCTTAAACGTTCGTACCTTGAACGTTTATGCATAACTTGTTTGAAGATCAATTCTTTTAAATCCTTGTCCGCATCCACCCTGCTATGAATGTTCCAATTCCCTGGAAAGTACTTCTTACGAAGCTTGTTCACTGGTTTCTTTGATAGAGCACTTATTAGGTTGTGTTGTCCCATTAATCTTGACCATCTTTTGCGCTTCCTGGAAAAAGATAGTAACAGAGAAAAACAACGGGTTGTATAGAGATTAGGAAATGTTTTTTCCAGCCTAATAAGCCAAATCATAGTCCAGTCGGAAAAGAGATGCCCAATGATAGAGTAACTTTCAAGGCAGACAACTCCACTCAGCAACACGTAAGATATAATTCTATCGTTT encodes:
- the LOC7463678 gene encoding F-box protein CPR1, whose product is MSRIPHEVIHDILLQLPVKSLIRFRSLSKPICSLIDGPDFINLHLNHSITTKSNHSIILKEWDLFAVDFDALSDAVEVKHHPLYSGGGTEVIGSVNGLVFLRRSETNIAVYNLSTRECKKCYVAETEIPRRDMTTGYVYYGFGYDSYGDDYKVVRMAQFVREDGGGDGGGLGCEYEVKVYSLKNDKWKKIEGLPIRLRLLSKPFFHILNRRGYGVFAGHALHWIVPQRRELGIRDCVLGFDIRDDKFFELPQPDYENKGMNFHVDVGVLEGNLCVMCNYEHVCVDVWVMKEYGVKESWCKMFSVHAIKWISAFMFLRPLVYSKGGDMVLLEVNGEKLLWYDWKNKHAKVVRVRGGPSSFGSEMYVESLIRINDGDRIGWKKQQELDEEEEEKRKTNRNKRDDFLSVGFKLKL
- the LOC7463679 gene encoding uncharacterized protein LOC7463679; translated protein: MDVSSKMGLVYLSQDIEELWNEWQIRSLMLLGLLLQIILTILGEQRKYTVGLGDFLWLAYLSSDSVAIFSLGILARSVANTTNPNLIPVFWAPLLLVHIGGPGTISAYSMHELDKLLINHLLQLVTRVGVVGYVLFRLRENAFMLVAIPIFISGMIKYGERIWVFKRNKESNNLSQQPFAKRPCIPSEDLISLTDSSSEVSYLHEAHLLFKTSKMLFQNLDLVNLDQRITYDLVSEKNAEEAFQLTEIELGLKYDRLYSKVATVSWPRFIIRSVTFLSSIFALVSFSIMIKSKSVYSKNDRIISYVLLSGVVCLESYSIIGHLFSDWTMIWLIRLEKTFPNLYTTRCFSLLLSFSRKRKRWSRLMGQHNLISALSKKPVNKLRKKYFPGNWNIHSRVDADKDLKELIFKQVMHKRSRYERLRYERSKNYPDTSDFPVLLKLLEERGCNSLQSKGCFHELGWSVDDAEFSHSLLTWHIATHVCYIDDSRKNGFVNYQNCAMSRSLSNYMLYLLVQCPNMLAIELSGTRYTDTRIHLHRLLFIRNAHKEAENHIPMDKLDALSFPKAQVKAFFYELLQSPSTMLKEIREQEEEKSAQSPSTMLKEIREQEEEKSAQSPSTMVKQIREQEEEKSALLDGCRLAMSLQSSELQDGWPNEKKWEMISEVWVEMLMYAASHSRWKEHADALGRGGELLTHVCILMAHLGLSKQCRPPALSKQLDEYFPGPVVSGNEV